From Methanobacterium congolense, one genomic window encodes:
- a CDS encoding hydantoinase/oxoprolinase family protein: MKIAGFDIGGANTDLAVVDFNESGKIKGIKTDFKYLPMWMKNDELGDALLELLGSELHELDAVAVSMTAELVDAYKTKKEGVLDVAMKSDETFKVPVGFVGLDGIMDLQGIKKDPLKAAAANWVATAPIAAQLSPDCIMIDTGSTTTDIIPIKNGKECAKGRSDLERLKTGELVYTGTLRTNVAALVDKVPLGGEWVRVASELFALTADIHMVLGNIEESDYICSTPDGAGKSTEECMRRISRVICGDMDVLTRDNILEIAEYVHEAQVARVAEALLEVSKRNELDTVVTTGLGMKIICERACELAGLKSRGMDEIISAEDCVVAPAVGTAILMEEYLRNE; the protein is encoded by the coding sequence ATGAAAATAGCAGGCTTTGACATTGGAGGTGCAAACACAGACCTTGCGGTTGTTGACTTCAATGAATCAGGTAAAATTAAAGGTATAAAAACAGATTTTAAATATCTTCCAATGTGGATGAAGAACGATGAGCTTGGAGATGCACTCCTGGAACTTCTGGGATCTGAACTCCATGAATTGGATGCAGTTGCAGTGTCCATGACCGCAGAACTTGTGGATGCTTATAAAACCAAAAAAGAAGGAGTTTTGGATGTGGCCATGAAGTCTGATGAAACATTCAAGGTTCCTGTGGGCTTCGTTGGGCTGGATGGCATAATGGATCTTCAAGGGATAAAGAAGGATCCTCTAAAGGCTGCAGCTGCAAACTGGGTTGCAACAGCACCAATAGCTGCGCAGTTATCTCCAGACTGCATAATGATAGACACAGGCAGCACAACCACTGACATAATCCCAATAAAAAATGGAAAAGAATGTGCGAAGGGAAGATCAGACCTTGAACGCCTTAAAACAGGAGAACTTGTCTACACAGGCACGCTTCGAACCAACGTAGCAGCCCTGGTGGATAAAGTACCGCTCGGGGGTGAATGGGTACGTGTGGCTTCAGAACTCTTCGCACTAACTGCAGACATTCACATGGTCCTTGGAAACATTGAAGAATCAGATTACATCTGCAGCACACCCGACGGTGCAGGAAAATCCACCGAAGAGTGTATGCGAAGAATTTCACGGGTCATATGTGGAGACATGGATGTTCTAACCCGGGACAATATTCTGGAGATAGCAGAGTACGTACATGAAGCACAGGTTGCCAGGGTTGCCGAAGCCCTCCTTGAAGTTTCAAAGAGAAATGAACTTGACACGGTTGTCACAACAGGCCTTGGAATGAAAATAATCTGTGAAAGGGCCTGTGAACTTGCAGGGTTAAAATCAAGGGGAATGGATGAAATCATAAGTGCTGAAGACTGTGTTGTAGCACCTGCTGTGGGTACAGCCATACTAATGGAAGAATACCTCCGTAACGAATAA
- a CDS encoding protein-L-isoaspartate O-methyltransferase: protein MTRRDSLVDKLLNQGYIRTEKVKAAMLKVPREEFIPPENKPYAYADQPLPIGGGQTISAPHMVAIICEKLNLTEGMKVLEIGTGFGYNAAVVSELLGDDGHLFTVERLESLAKQARDNLKRTGYSDKVTVITGDGTLGYPEEAPYDRIYATASAPEIPEPLKEQLKIGGKLILPVGSIDYFQELVCVERISADEFKSRRLGGVVFVPMIGEHGWPEE, encoded by the coding sequence ATGACAAGAAGAGACAGTCTTGTGGATAAACTTTTAAACCAGGGTTACATAAGAACTGAAAAGGTAAAGGCTGCAATGCTGAAGGTTCCAAGGGAGGAGTTCATACCTCCTGAGAACAAGCCCTATGCCTATGCTGATCAGCCCCTTCCAATAGGGGGCGGTCAGACAATCTCAGCCCCACACATGGTGGCAATAATATGCGAAAAACTCAATTTAACTGAAGGTATGAAGGTTCTGGAGATAGGAACTGGATTTGGATACAATGCAGCAGTTGTTTCAGAACTCTTAGGAGATGATGGGCATTTATTCACAGTAGAACGCCTGGAATCCCTTGCAAAACAGGCCAGGGATAACCTTAAAAGAACAGGATACTCAGATAAAGTCACAGTCATCACAGGTGATGGAACATTGGGTTATCCAGAAGAAGCACCCTACGACAGGATATATGCAACTGCAAGTGCTCCAGAAATTCCAGAACCCCTGAAAGAACAGCTTAAAATAGGTGGAAAACTTATACTGCCCGTTGGATCCATAGATTACTTCCAGGAACTTGTTTGTGTTGAACGAATTTCCGCAGATGAATTCAAAAGCCGTAGACTTGGTGGAGTTGTGTTCGTACCAATGATAGGGGAGCACGGATGGCCTGAAGAGTGA
- the tes gene encoding tetraether lipid synthase Tes, producing MVIKKTKSLCPQCLKVVDAEVCEDEDKIIIKKECKEHGKFENTYWGDSDLYKMAVEYGEEGRGLENPQTVVEGECPQNCGLCSEHESHTILGLIDVTNRCNMKCPVCFANAAVSGRLYEPSQEDIRQMLRNLRNNKPVPTPAIQYAGGEPTVRKDIVELIKIAKEEGFTHTQIATNGIKLAKNPDLAGELKEAGLNTVYLQFDGITEEPYLKIRNRNILSIKLEAIENCRKVGLGIVLVPTLIKGINHDQVGDIINFAVDNIDIIRGVNFQPVSFAGRTPAEEVEEQRVTIPDFTKFVEEQTDSQIKVEDFYPASCVTPVSEFVEAIEGGTPQVTFTCHPHCGTATYVFIDDHNGHKMIPITQFVDVDRFFDLLESSSEDLTDGGIMAKAKVLARASMELPRTVDMSKSPESVDIKGILSQIFKERSYDALGQFHYKSLLVSCMHFMDPWNFDQDRVRRCVIHYAVPDGRIIPFCSMNTLYREEIEKKFSKPLNKE from the coding sequence ATGGTTATAAAGAAAACCAAAAGTCTGTGTCCCCAGTGTCTTAAGGTTGTAGATGCTGAAGTTTGCGAGGACGAAGACAAGATCATAATAAAAAAAGAATGTAAAGAGCATGGAAAATTTGAAAACACCTATTGGGGTGACAGTGATCTTTACAAAATGGCCGTTGAATACGGTGAAGAGGGAAGGGGCCTTGAAAATCCTCAAACAGTTGTTGAGGGTGAATGTCCCCAGAACTGTGGGCTGTGCTCAGAACATGAAAGTCACACAATCCTTGGACTTATAGACGTTACAAACAGATGTAACATGAAATGTCCAGTTTGTTTTGCAAATGCAGCAGTTTCCGGACGTTTATATGAACCGTCTCAGGAAGATATAAGGCAAATGCTGCGCAATTTAAGAAATAATAAGCCGGTTCCAACACCTGCAATTCAGTACGCTGGTGGAGAGCCCACCGTGCGTAAGGACATAGTTGAACTCATAAAAATTGCAAAAGAAGAGGGTTTCACACACACTCAGATTGCAACCAACGGTATAAAACTTGCCAAAAACCCTGACCTTGCAGGGGAACTCAAGGAAGCTGGATTAAACACAGTGTACCTTCAGTTCGATGGGATTACAGAGGAGCCATACCTCAAAATACGAAACAGAAACATACTCTCAATTAAGTTAGAAGCAATAGAGAACTGTAGAAAGGTAGGCCTCGGAATAGTTCTTGTGCCCACACTCATAAAGGGAATTAATCATGATCAAGTTGGAGATATAATTAATTTTGCTGTTGATAACATTGATATCATCAGGGGCGTGAACTTCCAGCCAGTATCCTTTGCAGGCAGAACTCCTGCTGAAGAGGTTGAGGAACAGAGGGTAACCATTCCAGATTTCACAAAATTCGTGGAAGAACAAACAGACTCTCAGATAAAGGTTGAGGATTTCTATCCTGCATCCTGTGTCACTCCAGTTTCTGAATTCGTTGAGGCAATAGAGGGTGGAACTCCTCAGGTTACATTCACCTGCCATCCACACTGCGGTACTGCAACATACGTTTTCATAGATGACCACAATGGTCATAAAATGATTCCAATCACACAGTTCGTTGATGTTGACAGGTTCTTCGATCTTCTTGAAAGCAGTAGCGAGGATCTGACTGATGGAGGTATAATGGCCAAGGCAAAGGTGCTTGCAAGGGCCTCAATGGAACTTCCAAGAACAGTTGACATGTCAAAATCCCCAGAATCCGTTGATATTAAGGGAATACTCTCCCAAATATTTAAGGAAAGATCTTACGATGCATTGGGACAGTTCCACTACAAATCCCTCCTTGTATCATGCATGCACTTCATGGACCCATGGAACTTCGACCAGGATAGGGTTAGAAGATGCGTTATCCACTACGCAGTACCTGATGGAAGAATAATACCCTTCTGCTCAATGAACACATTATACAGAGAAGAAATCGAGAAAAAATTCTCAAAACCATTAAACAAAGAATAA
- the hacB gene encoding homoaconitase small subunit yields METMEGKVWKFRDSIDTDVIIAGRYLRTFSPDDLASHVMEAEDPEFADKVQKGDIIVAGWNFGCGSSREQAPVALKHAGVSAIVAKSFARIFYRNAINVGLPVIIADVEAQEGDVLRINLENGLIQNITTGKNFQIQPFKDFMLEILADGGLVKHYLKEKEAGSTQ; encoded by the coding sequence ATGGAAACAATGGAAGGAAAAGTTTGGAAATTCAGAGACAGCATAGACACAGACGTGATCATAGCAGGCAGGTACCTCAGAACCTTCAGCCCAGATGACCTTGCATCCCATGTCATGGAAGCAGAAGACCCAGAATTTGCAGATAAAGTCCAGAAGGGAGATATAATAGTTGCAGGCTGGAATTTCGGTTGTGGATCATCACGTGAACAGGCACCAGTTGCCCTCAAACATGCAGGTGTATCTGCAATCGTTGCAAAATCCTTTGCAAGAATATTCTACAGAAACGCAATAAACGTGGGACTTCCAGTGATCATTGCAGATGTTGAAGCCCAGGAGGGGGATGTTTTAAGGATAAACCTTGAAAATGGATTGATCCAGAATATCACAACAGGTAAAAACTTTCAGATCCAGCCATTCAAAGACTTCATGCTGGAGATACTGGCGGATGGAGGTCTGGTTAAACATTACCTCAAGGAGAAAGAGGCAGGATCCACACAATAA
- a CDS encoding CDP-2,3-bis-(O-geranylgeranyl)-sn-glycerol synthase — protein MDSSIISVFNLAVYAIYFMLPAYLSNVTALTFGGGKPLDFNRNFRDGRRLIGNGVTIRGTIIGTLIGTCVGTIQGIISGDILQGILLGLCLGGGALLGDACGSFIKRRLNIGRGRPAPILDQLDFVVGALLLASLVVVIPFQLIIVILVISVFLHLGANIIAYLLGMKDVWY, from the coding sequence ATGGACTCAAGTATTATCAGTGTTTTCAATTTAGCAGTCTATGCTATATACTTTATGTTACCAGCATATCTATCAAATGTTACAGCTTTAACCTTTGGCGGTGGAAAACCACTGGATTTCAACAGGAACTTTCGCGACGGAAGGAGACTGATCGGTAACGGTGTAACCATCAGGGGCACCATCATTGGAACCCTCATTGGAACATGCGTCGGAACGATACAGGGAATCATCTCTGGAGATATTCTGCAGGGTATACTTTTAGGCCTCTGCCTTGGCGGAGGAGCCCTTTTAGGAGATGCCTGCGGAAGTTTTATCAAACGTAGATTGAACATCGGCAGGGGAAGACCTGCACCAATCCTTGACCAGCTCGACTTCGTTGTTGGGGCTCTGCTGCTTGCATCCTTGGTGGTTGTAATTCCATTCCAACTGATAATTGTGATACTTGTTATAAGTGTATTTTTACATCTTGGAGCCAACATCATTGCGTACCTTTTAGGTATGAAGGATGTTTGGTACTGA
- a CDS encoding ATP-grasp domain-containing protein produces MKLLIFEFATAMGMEDPALTAEGRAMLSGLIYDFESMDADYLLSQTLKSLIPKNEGICRPILIKGDVETWLTENIQGYDACLLIAPEEDLILHDLTKLIEEAGVEVLGSSSDAVMTCTNKYRMYESLKGSTKNDDSVLDALIKTEKVCFKDLESEDSKGTEIYRSLFDTAKNPEKIYGSSEGIGKKIFKVVKPADGVSCTGVHVVDSFKAFHDAVDAVKKFTNLPYFILQDYVEGVTASVSLLSDGENALPLSLNFQNVHLKNGKIDYNGGHVPLEHELSQRAMEIAKSTVESIPGLRGYVGVDVILAEDVKIVEVNSRLTTPYVALRQILNFNLGEAILESVHGKLPENVSIDGTIEFQKVGNDLTMKRV; encoded by the coding sequence TTGAAGCTACTCATTTTCGAATTTGCAACAGCCATGGGCATGGAAGATCCTGCATTAACAGCCGAAGGCAGAGCAATGCTCTCAGGACTCATATATGACTTTGAGAGTATGGATGCGGATTACTTGCTATCACAAACCTTGAAAAGCTTAATACCGAAGAATGAAGGAATTTGCAGACCTATACTGATTAAAGGAGATGTTGAAACATGGTTAACTGAAAACATTCAAGGTTACGATGCCTGTCTCCTAATAGCACCTGAGGAAGATCTCATACTCCACGATCTAACCAAACTCATTGAAGAGGCTGGAGTTGAGGTTCTTGGATCCAGCTCAGATGCTGTGATGACGTGCACCAATAAATACAGGATGTACGAATCCCTCAAAGGTTCAACTAAAAATGATGATTCGGTTTTAGATGCGTTAATAAAAACCGAAAAGGTGTGTTTCAAAGATCTGGAATCTGAAGATTCTAAGGGTACTGAAATTTACAGATCACTCTTTGATACGGCTAAAAATCCAGAAAAAATTTACGGATCTTCAGAGGGAATAGGAAAAAAAATCTTCAAGGTTGTGAAACCTGCAGATGGGGTTTCATGCACAGGTGTTCATGTTGTGGATTCCTTCAAGGCCTTCCATGATGCTGTGGATGCTGTGAAAAAGTTCACCAATCTCCCGTACTTCATTCTTCAGGACTACGTTGAGGGAGTGACTGCAAGTGTCAGCTTACTTTCTGATGGTGAGAATGCACTTCCATTGAGTTTGAACTTTCAGAACGTCCATTTGAAGAATGGTAAAATAGATTACAATGGTGGTCACGTACCCCTTGAACACGAACTCTCTCAAAGAGCAATGGAAATTGCAAAAAGTACTGTAGAATCCATTCCCGGTTTGAGGGGTTATGTTGGGGTTGATGTGATACTTGCAGAGGATGTGAAAATAGTTGAAGTAAATTCTAGACTCACAACACCCTACGTTGCCCTGAGGCAGATTTTGAACTTCAACCTTGGAGAGGCCATACTGGAATCTGTACATGGAAAACTTCCAGAGAATGTTTCAATTGATGGAACAATTGAATTTCAGAAGGTTGGAAATGATCTGACCATGAAAAGGGTTTAA
- the wecB gene encoding non-hydrolyzing UDP-N-acetylglucosamine 2-epimerase: MKIAIIIGTRPEIIKMAPVIDEIEKRGIEYILIHTGQHYDHEMSHQFFIDLELKKPDFNIGVGSGSHGKQTATMMEKIEDVLVAEKPDIVLVQGDTNAVLAGALAASKLHIAVGHVEAGLRSYDKTMPEEINRQVADVTSNLYFVPTEESALNLIFEGLDPHEIFVTGNTVVDACIRNLKIAQKSSTVLSDIDVQGDILTLTMHRAENVDDPKRLQEVMDALLELENINVVFPVHPRTVKTLKKFGIYEKLENAPHVLMTKPIGYLDFLVLLSNSRFIMTDSGGLQEEAITLNVPCLTLRYNTERPETVTAGGNILVGSSKDKILENLRRIAGDESAYQEMSDAANPYGDGKASEKILNAILDASSSGKLQITAPEHIMSHAGRELLQINEEMSVSEFEDKNKGSTINIVFNGTEAQFPVPDLDLKDKQVLVNRFDIN, from the coding sequence ATGAAAATAGCAATAATAATAGGCACACGACCTGAAATCATCAAAATGGCCCCTGTAATTGATGAAATAGAAAAAAGGGGAATAGAATATATTTTAATTCACACTGGACAGCACTACGACCATGAGATGTCCCACCAATTCTTTATTGACCTGGAACTTAAAAAACCAGACTTCAACATAGGTGTTGGTTCAGGTTCCCATGGAAAACAGACAGCCACAATGATGGAAAAGATAGAGGATGTTCTTGTGGCTGAAAAACCTGACATAGTTCTGGTTCAGGGAGACACCAATGCAGTTCTTGCAGGAGCCCTTGCAGCAAGCAAGCTCCACATTGCAGTGGGACACGTTGAAGCAGGACTTCGTTCCTATGATAAAACCATGCCTGAAGAAATAAACAGGCAGGTTGCAGATGTCACATCGAACCTTTACTTCGTACCCACAGAGGAATCTGCCCTCAACCTCATATTTGAAGGACTGGATCCACATGAAATATTTGTAACAGGCAACACAGTTGTTGATGCATGCATAAGAAACCTTAAAATAGCCCAGAAAAGTTCAACAGTACTATCAGACATTGATGTTCAGGGGGATATTTTAACACTCACCATGCACAGGGCAGAGAACGTTGATGACCCTAAAAGACTTCAGGAGGTTATGGATGCCCTTCTTGAACTTGAAAACATCAATGTGGTGTTCCCTGTCCATCCAAGGACCGTGAAAACCCTCAAAAAATTTGGTATCTATGAGAAACTTGAAAACGCACCTCACGTGCTCATGACCAAACCCATAGGATACCTTGATTTCCTTGTTTTGCTTTCGAATTCGCGTTTCATAATGACTGATTCAGGTGGACTTCAGGAAGAAGCCATAACCTTGAACGTGCCATGTTTAACACTCAGGTACAACACAGAAAGACCAGAAACTGTAACAGCAGGTGGAAACATCCTTGTTGGTTCATCAAAGGATAAGATCCTTGAAAACCTCAGGAGAATAGCAGGTGATGAATCAGCCTACCAAGAGATGAGTGATGCAGCCAACCCCTACGGTGATGGGAAAGCTTCGGAGAAAATCTTAAATGCAATTTTAGATGCTTCAAGTTCTGGAAAACTTCAGATAACTGCTCCAGAGCATATAATGAGTCATGCTGGAAGAGAACTTCTCCAAATAAACGAGGAGATGTCAGTATCTGAATTTGAAGATAAAAACAAGGGATCAACCATAAACATAGTTTTCAATGGTACTGAAGCCCAATTTCCAGTTCCTGATCTTGATTTAAAGGATAAACAGGTACTTGTGAACAGGTTTGACATTAACTAA
- a CDS encoding beta-ribofuranosylaminobenzene 5'-phosphate synthase, whose amino-acid sequence MIIETPSRLHVTLIDLNGAYGRIDGGVGITLQKPKLQVRAETLESGIEVVFSEKEKLESELMDDYTIKIKKAALKMVEHLKINEGFTFTVDKTYPSHSGLGSGTQLSLAAGKLISKMNDLDLTASEIASIVGRGGTSGIGVAAFDKGGFIVDGGHNKAEKPGFLPSSASHASPPPIIARHDFPEDWKIVLVIPNVEPGASGSKEVNIFQSNCPIPLGSVEKLTHVLLMKMLPAVVEADLDSFGSALNMVQDVGFKSIEHKLQNPRIKDIMNSLTEAGAAGVGMSSFGPTLYAVTDTYATDISRAAEEAMKDVGGKIIITKALNNGATLGE is encoded by the coding sequence TTGATAATAGAAACCCCATCAAGGCTTCATGTAACATTGATAGATCTCAACGGTGCCTACGGCAGGATCGATGGAGGTGTTGGCATAACCCTTCAGAAACCGAAACTGCAGGTTCGGGCTGAAACCCTAGAATCTGGTATTGAAGTTGTCTTCAGTGAAAAAGAGAAGCTTGAAAGCGAACTCATGGATGATTACACCATCAAAATAAAAAAAGCAGCTTTGAAGATGGTTGAACACCTTAAGATCAATGAAGGATTCACATTCACAGTTGATAAAACTTATCCTTCCCATTCAGGTCTTGGATCAGGAACACAACTCTCCCTTGCAGCAGGAAAGCTTATATCCAAGATGAATGACCTGGATCTAACAGCAAGTGAGATAGCCAGTATAGTTGGAAGGGGAGGAACATCTGGAATAGGTGTTGCAGCATTTGATAAAGGAGGATTCATAGTTGATGGCGGTCATAATAAGGCTGAAAAGCCAGGATTCTTACCTTCATCAGCTTCACACGCATCACCTCCACCAATAATAGCCAGGCATGATTTTCCAGAGGATTGGAAGATAGTTCTTGTGATACCAAACGTTGAACCTGGAGCATCAGGAAGCAAGGAGGTCAACATCTTCCAGAGCAACTGTCCAATACCCCTGGGATCTGTTGAGAAACTTACACACGTACTCCTCATGAAGATGCTTCCAGCGGTGGTTGAAGCAGATCTGGACTCATTTGGCTCTGCCCTTAACATGGTGCAGGATGTTGGTTTTAAGAGTATTGAACATAAACTTCAAAACCCTCGCATAAAAGATATAATGAACTCATTAACTGAAGCAGGTGCAGCAGGTGTGGGTATGAGTTCCTTTGGACCAACTCTTTATGCAGTGACTGATACCTATGCCACAGATATATCACGTGCAGCAGAGGAGGCCATGAAAGATGTTGGTGGTAAAATTATTATAACAAAGGCCCTGAATAATGGTGCAACATTGGGTGAATGA
- a CDS encoding HVO_0476 family zinc finger protein produces the protein MKCPVCNSESFEVLKSKGKKSKELLLQCNECGNIFRETVIPEKPLECRVVVSEFEKSHKSSVEIYPDEIIEVGNVFEVDGRPAEVTSVENKRGGRVPKSIATEVETIWASYTNIPARVGISVDYHGRILSRKVEVDREFEFTVGDIMKLGDVLFRVNSMKTLERKMRKGFAKAWVIKRVYGRPVEPETRYQYDLTPKLVNIRDEEDEDEF, from the coding sequence ATGAAATGTCCTGTATGTAATTCAGAATCATTTGAAGTATTAAAATCTAAGGGTAAAAAATCAAAGGAACTTCTTCTGCAGTGTAACGAATGCGGAAACATATTCCGGGAAACTGTTATCCCTGAAAAACCCCTTGAATGCAGGGTTGTTGTGAGTGAATTTGAGAAGTCCCATAAATCCTCAGTTGAAATCTATCCAGACGAGATCATTGAGGTTGGCAACGTTTTTGAAGTGGATGGACGTCCAGCAGAGGTAACATCCGTGGAAAATAAGCGCGGAGGAAGAGTGCCTAAAAGCATTGCAACAGAGGTAGAAACCATATGGGCTTCATACACAAATATACCTGCAAGGGTGGGTATTTCAGTGGATTACCATGGAAGGATTCTTTCAAGGAAGGTTGAAGTTGACAGGGAATTTGAATTCACAGTTGGAGACATCATGAAACTTGGGGATGTCCTTTTCAGGGTGAATTCAATGAAAACCCTTGAGAGAAAGATGAGGAAGGGTTTTGCAAAGGCATGGGTAATAAAAAGGGTTTATGGAAGACCAGTTGAACCTGAAACCCGTTATCAATACGACCTGACACCCAAACTTGTGAACATTCGTGATGAAGAGGATGAAGATGAATTCTAA
- a CDS encoding DUF460 domain-containing protein, whose product MTGSDRFLKDEKTLDGQRGIIVGFDPGLTVGLAILDLEGKILFIGSFKEISRADVIKNIIKYGKTALIATDVYPPPKTVKKLASILNSRIHSPYQVMSVESKTELVDAYLKLKSSVDRSKVVPSHEISQNAHERDALAAAVKTYKDYQNKLLQIEKRAKSFNLPADAVDTVKIMVINDVPITKAIKQVLENIEAEKSRKLSTVEIGFERKVMDVPMSMEVSGTSEDSYESELEGYRETVSRLKKQIKSQKRAIKKLKAKNRSLESAITMKQSEVSKLQSKMDKMYHKYSTDVLLQKEVASKVKIIKNLQKKHSEERSRRKELEKNLKLIRGMESLEVSGNVVPVKIIESFTRDGINRACEYWKIKKGDVVFLMSSEGGGSQTASLLIDMGVKAVITKDKISHPAEEEFERNMVPILAAENLNLKVIDEFAVVESELLKEEIENWHKTMESRILDEDKKKLLKVIDEYRAKRKR is encoded by the coding sequence TAGTTTTAAGGAGATATCACGTGCAGATGTGATAAAAAATATAATAAAATATGGTAAAACCGCTTTAATTGCAACAGATGTTTATCCACCGCCAAAAACTGTTAAAAAACTTGCTTCAATCCTAAACTCCAGGATACATTCGCCTTACCAGGTAATGTCTGTGGAATCAAAGACAGAACTTGTGGATGCCTATCTAAAATTAAAATCATCTGTTGACCGTTCAAAGGTTGTACCTTCCCATGAGATCTCTCAGAATGCTCATGAAAGGGATGCTCTGGCAGCGGCTGTTAAAACCTACAAGGACTATCAAAATAAACTTCTGCAGATCGAAAAACGGGCAAAAAGTTTCAATTTACCTGCAGATGCAGTGGACACTGTAAAGATAATGGTTATAAATGATGTTCCCATAACCAAGGCAATAAAACAGGTTTTAGAGAATATTGAAGCTGAAAAATCCCGTAAGCTTTCCACTGTTGAAATAGGATTTGAAAGGAAAGTTATGGATGTTCCAATGTCCATGGAAGTATCTGGAACCTCTGAAGATTCGTATGAATCTGAACTGGAAGGTTACAGGGAAACAGTTTCAAGACTTAAAAAGCAGATAAAATCACAGAAAAGAGCCATAAAAAAATTGAAGGCCAAAAACAGATCCCTTGAAAGTGCAATCACCATGAAACAGTCTGAAGTGTCGAAATTACAATCTAAAATGGATAAGATGTACCATAAATATTCCACTGACGTACTGCTCCAGAAAGAGGTGGCCTCAAAGGTCAAAATCATAAAAAATCTTCAAAAAAAGCACAGCGAGGAAAGATCAAGACGAAAGGAACTTGAAAAGAATTTAAAATTGATCAGGGGAATGGAATCCCTTGAAGTTTCAGGGAACGTTGTTCCAGTTAAGATCATAGAATCATTCACAAGGGATGGAATAAATCGTGCATGTGAGTACTGGAAAATAAAAAAGGGAGATGTGGTTTTTTTGATGAGTTCAGAGGGTGGAGGTTCACAAACTGCATCATTGCTCATTGATATGGGGGTTAAGGCAGTCATAACCAAAGATAAGATATCACACCCTGCTGAAGAAGAATTTGAAAGAAACATGGTCCCAATACTCGCTGCAGAGAACCTCAACCTTAAGGTTATAGACGAGTTTGCAGTGGTGGAATCTGAACTACTCAAAGAAGAGATTGAAAACTGGCACAAAACCATGGAATCCAGGATCCTTGATGAGGACAAGAAAAAACTTTTAAAGGTTATAGATGAATATCGTGCTAAGAGAAAGAGATAA